From Juglans regia cultivar Chandler chromosome 8, Walnut 2.0, whole genome shotgun sequence, the proteins below share one genomic window:
- the LOC108980737 gene encoding AAA-ATPase ASD, mitochondrial-like — translation MAPRDRLARLGSITASLMVAWAMFQRSFLHVLPNFILEYPQILPSFIYPYIEIRFNEFSTDHLVLRSEAYSAIDNYLSSINSFMHSKRLKANIFQNSLSLSLSMDDGEEIADQLEGVKIWWASGKIRISSAPISLSFRPGSEEKRYYKLTFHKRHRDLILGPYLNGVLKEGKAIKLRNRSRKLYTNAGPYWSLWCLRACGALHESFTFQTIAMNPKMKKEIIDDLITFSKAEDFYERVGRAWKRGYLLYGPPGTGKSTMIAAMANLLGYDIYDLELTAVKDNTELRNLLIQTSSKSIIVIEDIDCSLDLTGQRRKKNEKVEAEKDLISRRKLGKEEMDTRAASQVTLSGLLNFIDGIWSACGGERLIVFTTNYVENLDPALNRKGRMDVHVELSYVLQV, via the coding sequence ATGGCACCACGAGACAGGTTGGCTCGGCTAGGATCCATAACTGCCAGTTTGATGGTTGCGTGGGCTATGTTTCAGCGATCCTTTCTTCATGTGCTGCCAAACTTCATCTTGGAATACCCTCAAATATTGCCAAGTTTCATTTACCCTTACATCGAAATCAGGTTCAACGAGTTCAGCACAGACCATCTCGTTTTGCGGAGCGAAGCTTACTCTGCCATTGACAACTACCTTAGCTCCATTAATTCCTTTATGCACTCAAAGCGGCTGAAGGCGAACATATTTCAGAACAGCCTGTCTCTTAGTCTTAGCATGGATGACGGCGAAGAGATTGCTGATCAGCTTGAAGGGGTTAAAATATGGTGGGCTTCTGGGAAAATTAGAATTTCCAGTGCACCAATATCACTGTCTTTTCGCCCAGGATCGGAGGAGAAGAGATACTACAAACTCACTTTCCATAAACGACATCGTGATCTCATTCTCGGGCCGTACCTGAATGGCGTCCTGAAAGAGGGTAAGGCGATTAAGCTGAGAAACCGGTCACGAAAGCTTTACACCAACGCAGGCCCGTACTGGAGCCTGTGGTGTTTGAGAGCCTGTGGTGCTTTACACGAAAGCTTTACGTTTCAGACAATAGCAATGAATCCAaagatgaagaaagaaattataGACGACCTCATCACATTCAGCAAAGCGGAAGACTTCTATGAAAGAGTTGGGAGGGCTTGGAAGCGAGGGTACCTACTTTACGGTCCCCCAGGAACCGGCAAGTCTACCATGATTGCTGCCATGGCCAATCTTCTAGGCTACGATATTTATGACCTTGAATTGACTGCGGTGAAGGATAACACCGAGCTGAGGAACTTGTTAATTCAAACTTCAAGCAAGTCTATTATTGTGATTGAGGACATTGATTGTTCACTTGATCTCACTGGtcaaaggaggaagaaaaatgagaaagtggaAGCAGAGAAGGATTTGATTTCGAGGCGAAAGCTAGGAAAGGAAGAAATGGATACCAGAGCCGCCAGTCAGGTTACTCTTTCTGGGctcctaaattttattgatggtATTTGGTCAGCTTGTGGTGGGGAAAGGCTGATTGTGTTCACGACAAATTACGTAGAGAATTTGGATCCAGCTCTGAATCGAAAAGGACGGATGGATGTGCACGTAGAGTTGTCGTACGTATTGCAGGTTTGA
- the LOC118349203 gene encoding uncharacterized protein LOC118349203 — protein MAPVVSEVMTVQSSGVGLGTRHEVQDNGLENNMKLRMVDVAQEDLLAIVVNQSEVLQGGDFVAQGTDSVLIEEECAMAASVASFSDTEILVDNALTSKEVCSDSDTQERGKKRGEAIGMKVRSSKRPKVVVLAEPFLRDEVLDDVKRMLGFDCGFSNGDWDGKLWIFWMNDVDVNVMSCGSQHVTVIVSTGLMKCKASFVYAKCTYVQRRELWADLEKESNGIEPWIITGDFNIIASDVERRGGRSRSLLAMEEFNSWIHSCGLQELKFLGKSFSWCNGQAGRSRSWARLDRSLVTPNFVQAFPDSFMRCVREVWDQPVVGTGLIKLAVKLKKLKTVLKGWNKTVFGWTSGHIKQLEDRIERLEESLQLNYDEEVESDLLASKMELQTWNNREEMRLAQCAKVRWWRHGDQNLRYFHALLNKRRQSKITEMRLPNGLMLKSPQEIHDGVVHYFREFLGQSSRVVLPELSDYVSIVISDDDNLRLCSVPTEEEVKQAVFSIPIESSPRPDGFGSGFYRACWDIVSLEVVEAVQEFFRGIPLPRFYTASFVVLIPKMDQSTRFDKFRPISLCSVFYKICTKVLVARLAPLLSSLISSEQCAFIPGRSIFDNISITQEMVQSLNKKAMGGNIILKLDKAKAYDRVEWDFLLHVLIAFGFSSSVSGLIRNCIASPWYSIMMNVIFANGGKRSLKELMKVIETYESWSGQQGRYEDLNHVFLEGDIAAGIWKRFSTILGVPYDPNKRCCGNVDVRQGWKTNVFRWKCFGGLFVSG, from the exons ATGGCGCCAGTGGTATCTGAGGTGATGACAGTGCAGAGTTCTGGTGTGGGGTTAGGGACTCGGCATGAAGTGCAAGATAAT GGATTAGAGAACAATATGAAATTGAGGATGGTGGATGTGGCGCAGGAGGATTTATTAGCTATTGTTGTGAATCAATCTGAAGTATTACAAGGTGGAGATTTTGTTGCGCAGGGTACAGATAGTGTGTTGATAGAGGAGGAATGTGCTATGGCTGCTTCGGTGGCCAGTTTTTCTGATACAGAAATATTGGTGGATAACGCTTTGACTAGTAAGGAGGTTTGTTCTGATTCTGATACACAGGAACGTGGGAAGAAAAGGGGCGAGGCAATTGGAATGAAAGTTCGAAGCAGTAAACGG CCGAAAGTTGTTGTGTTAGCAGAGCCATTTCTACGTGATGAAGTATTGGATGACGTAAAAAGGATGTTGGGTTTTGATTGTGGTTTCTCGAATGGGGATTGGGACGGTAAATTGTGGATATTTTGGATGAATGATGTAGATGTGAATGTGATGAGCTGCGGTTCTCAACATGTTACAGTTATTGTGTCTACTGGTCTGATGAAATGTAAAGCTTCCTTTGTCTATGCTAAGTGTACGTATGTTCAACGGCGGGAGCTGTGGGCTGATCTTGAAAAGGAGAGTAACGGTATTGAACCTTGGATAATAacaggggattttaatattattgcttCTGATGTGGAAAGAAGAGGTGGTCGTTCACGTTCCTTGTTGGCGATGGAGGAGTTCAACTCTTGGATTCATTCTTGTGGATTACAAGAGTTAAAATTCTTGGGTAAaagtttctcttggtgtaatgggcaggcTGGGCGTTCTCGTAGCTGGGCTCGGTTGGATCGTTCGTTGGTTACGCCGAATTTTGTTCAAGCATTTCCGGACTCTTTCATGAG ATGCGTCCGAGAGGTCTGGGATCAACCGGTGGTTGGTACTGGCCTCATCAAGCTTGCGgtgaaattaaagaaattgaagaCTGTGCTGAAAGGATGGAATAAAACTGTTTTTGGATGGACAAGTGGGCATATTAAGCAGTTGGAGGATCGGATAGAGAGACTGGAGGAGAGCTTGCAGCTGAACTATGATGAAGAGGTAGAAAGTGATTTGCTGGCGTCCAAAATGGAGTTACAGACCTGGAATAATCGTGAAGAAATGCGGTTAGCCCAGTGTGCGAAAGTCCGTTGGTGGCGTCATGGAGATCAAAATTTGCGTTATTTTCATGCTCTCTTGAATAAACGGAGGCAATCAAAGATTACGGAGATGAGGCTCCCGAATGGTTTAATGCTAAAGTCCCcgcaagaaattcatgatggtGTTGTGCATTATTTTCGGGAATTCTTGGGGCAGTCGTCTCGAGTAGTACTTCCAGAGCTGAGTGATTATGTTTCTATTGTGATTTCGGATGATGATAATCTAAGACTATGTTCGGTTCCTACAGAAGAGGAGGTGAAACAAGCAGTGTTCAGCATTCCTATTGAGAGTAGTCCACGGCCTGATGGTTTTGGGTCGGGTTTTTATAGAGcatgttgggatattgttaGTTTGGAGGTGGTGGAGGCGGTTCAAGAATTTTTTCGAGGGATTCCTCTTCCCAGATTCTACACTGCTTCTTTTGTAGTACTTATTCCAAAAATGGATCAGTCGACCAGATTTGATAAGTTTCGGCCTATTAGCTTATGTTCCGTCTTCTACAAAATTTGCACTAAGGTTTTGGTGGCGAGGCTTGCTCCTTTATTATCCTCTTTGATCTCTTCTGAGCAATGTGCGTTTATTCCAGGTAGGAGTATCTTTGATAATATCAGTATTACACAGGAGATGGTGCAATCGCTTAATAAAAAGGCGATGGGgggtaatattattttgaaactgGATAaggctaaggcttatgatagggtggaatgggattttcttttacatgtttTGATAGCCTTTGGTTTTTCTTCCTCTGTTAGTGGTTTGATCAGGAATTGCATTGCTTCACCTTGGTATTcgattatgatgaatg tgatttttgctaatggaggAAAGCGTTCTTTGAAAGAATTGATGAAGGTTATTGAGACTTATGAGTCTTGGTCTGGGCAGCAG GGAAGATATGAGGATTTGAATCATGTCTttcttgaaggtgacattgctGCTGGGATTTGGAAGAGGTTTTCGACTATTTTGGGTGTTCCTTACGACCCAAATAAACGTTG TTGTGGCAACGTCGATGTAAGGCAAGGATGGAAGACAAATGTTTTTCGGTGGAAGTGCTTTGGAGGTCTATTTGTATCTGGTTAA